A genomic region of Phragmites australis chromosome 2, lpPhrAust1.1, whole genome shotgun sequence contains the following coding sequences:
- the LOC133908506 gene encoding LOW QUALITY PROTEIN: uncharacterized protein LOC133908506 (The sequence of the model RefSeq protein was modified relative to this genomic sequence to represent the inferred CDS: inserted 2 bases in 1 codon), translating into MEEAKAAAYYDELNSKGDGARRFKQGLGFSSSDPTSFPPKPTASSSLLSSFVRAGAAPGPAQLPNYTKPPSPPTERPSSSRHCSRSPTCTRSRSPSRSRRRRSRSRSRSGERSRRSRSRERGDRRGSRRRSRSWSWSRSPFGRSGRSSHSESRRDRRRDDGGGRESSKGRGGRDGGKVDCSRLIEGYDRMVDPAERVKAKIXLSETAAKDSTLGTATVGWERFEFNKDAPLDEDDDDVEVANDDASLVKNIGKSFRLSFVESKHEDKVRDAHDMAIFGVPTTSIVDTEIAEDEVKTNDEGEEVEDVEAQTCNSLISKKVLAMQKGSWRERAQKLRRDSNT; encoded by the exons ATGGAGGAAGCGAAGGCGGCGGCGTACTACGACGAGCTCAACAGCAAGGGCGATGGCGCCCGCCGCTTCAAGCAGGGCCTAGGCTTCTCCTCCTCCGATCCTACCTCCTTTCCCCCCAAAcccaccgcctcttcctccctcctctcgAGCTTCGTCCGCGCCGGCGCAGCCCCCGGTCCCGCACAACTCCCTAATTACACCAAACCGCCCTCGCCGCCTACCGAGCGCCCATCCAGCTCGCGCCACTGCTCCCGTTCACCGACCTGTACACGGTCCAGGTCCCCGTCTCGCTCGCGCAGGCGCCGGTCGAGGTCGAGGTCCCGATCGGGAGAGCGGAGCCGCCGGTCCAGGTCGAGGGAGAGGGGGGACCGCAGGGGCTCGCGGAGGCGCTCTCGTtcgtggtcgtggtcgcggTCGCCTTTTGGCCGGAGCGGCAGAAGTTCGCACTCCGAGAGCCGGCGGGATCGGCGGCGCGACGATGGTGGCGGCCGTGAGAGCTCGAAGGGGCGCGGGGGTAGGGATGGCGGTAAAGTGGACTGCTCGCGGCTCATAGAAGGATATGATAGAATGGTTG ACCCGGCTGAGAGAGTCAAAGCAAAGAT GCTCTCAGAGACAG CTGCAAAAGATTCCACTCTTGGGACTGCAACTGTGGGGTGGGaaagatttgaatttaataaggatgctccccttgatgaagatgatgatgatgttgaag TTGCTAATGATGATGCTTCACTGGTGAAGAACATTGGAAAGAGCTTCCGACTTTCTTTTGTGGAG TCAAAGCATGAAGATAAAGTCAGAGATGCACATGATATGGCTATATTTGGAGTACCTACAACTTCAATTGTTGATACTGAAATTGCTGAGGATGAGGTTAAAACCAATGATGAGGGCGAGGAAGTTGAAGATGTAGAAGCTCAGACTTGCAATTCCCTCATTAGCAAAAAG GTTCTGGCAATGCAGAAAGGTTCATGGAGAGAACGGGCTCAGAAGTTGCGGCGGGATTCAAATACATGA
- the LOC133908509 gene encoding uncharacterized protein LOC133908509: MSSLNSLFNRSTFGTKCKTCLNLVISRIKLLRNRRELQLINMRKEMVQYLQTGQESIARIRVEHIIREQNILAAYEIVELFCEFVLARVPIVEVQKECPLELREAIASIIFASGRCSDLPELMHLRNLFTTKYGKEFVAAAMELRPDSSVNRTIIEKLSVKAPSGESKLKVLKAIAQEYNIEWDSSNTEVEFNKKYEDLLDGSGSSVRQVQPPIIESSPVVSASRDKPPALISHVEDTGKHQVRESPSSPAGGARAYVATKTNVATQEHRSQSHAEEISCTSPSSSDALEKAQAAIAAATRASAAARAAAELAKVKITSK, from the exons ATGTCGTCCCTCAACTCGCTCTTCAACCGCTCCACCTTCGGCACCAAATG CAAAACATGTTTGAATCTGGTCATTTCGAGGATCAAGCTGCTGCGCAATAGGAGGGAGCTACAACTGATAAATATGCGCAAAGAGATGGTCCAGTATCTTCAGACCGGCCAGGAATCTATTGCAAGGATTCGA GTGGAGCACATTATCCGGGAGCAAAATATATTGGCTGCCTACGAGATTGTTGAGCTTTTCTGTGAATTTGTTCTGGCACGAGTCCCTATTGTTGAGGTCCAAAA GGAATGCCCCTTAGAACTACGAGAAGCAATCGCTAGCATAATCTTTGCATCTGGAAGATGTTCAGACTTGCCTGAGCTAATGCATCTCCGTAATTTGTTTACCACCAAGTATGGGAAGGAGTTTGTTGCTGCTGCCATGGAATTGCGCCCTGACAGCAGTGTTAATCGCACA ATAATCGAGAAGCTTTCGGTGAAGGCTCCATCAGGTGAATCAAAGCTGAAGGTTTTGAAAGCTATTGCCCAAGAGTACAATATTGAATGGGATTCATCTAATACTGAAGTAGAGTTCAACAAGAAATATGAAGATCTACTG GACGGCTCAGGATCTTCAGTCCGCCAGGTCCAGCCGCCTATTATTGAGAGCTCTCCAGTTGTTTCTGCTTCCAGAGATAAGCCGCCGGCGTTGATTTCTCATGTCGAAGACACAGGAAAACATCAAGTTCGCGAGTCTCCAAGTTCACCAGCTGGGGGCGCAAGAGCTTATGTTGCCACTAAGACAAATGTGGCAACCCAGGAGCACCGCTCCCAATCCCATGCGGAGGAGATATCCTGCACTAGCCCAAGCTCGTCGGACGCGCTAGAAAAAGCCCAAGCGGCCATTGCTGCCGCCACCCGTGCATCTGCCGCTGCTCGTGCGGCTGCAGAGCTTGCAAAGGTTAAAATTACAAGTAAGTGA
- the LOC133908508 gene encoding caffeoylshikimate esterase, producing the protein MPPHMAAISHRIAGPGPAAASPRQGRRAAVIAAAAAKDARRGRMLEGASEELRAAAAQCLDWAPARRRVRAAFAPVLPTLDHFLFKMAPKGIQMEENYETNSKGVEIFWKSWLPREGTATKAALFFCHGYGDTCTFFFEGIAKRIAAAGYAVYAMDYPGFGLSYGLHGYIASFDGMVDHVIEQYARIRGMKEVRKLPHFLLGQSMGGAVALKVHLKQQKEWEGVLLVAPMCKISEDVTPPAPVLKALSILSCLLPEAKLFPQKDIGDLAFRDPRKRKVAEYNVISYTDQMRLRTAVELLKATKDIESQLEKVSSPLLILHGAADMVTDPQVSKFLYEKASTKDKTLKLYEGSYHSILEGEPDDRISTAIVDIISWLDSHC; encoded by the exons ATGCCTCCTCACATGGCGGCGATCTCGCACCGGATCGCGGGCCCGGGCCCCGCGGCGGCCTCGCCGCGTCAGGGGAGGCGCGCCGCCGTGatcgcggccgccgcggcgaaGGACGCGCGGCGGGGGCGGATGCTGGAGGGCGCGAGCGAGGAGCTGAGGGCCGCCGCGGCGCAGTGCCTGGACTGGGCCCCCGCGCGGCGGCGGGTGCGGGCCGCGTTCGCGCCCGTGCTCCCCACCCTCGACCACTTCCTCTTCAAG ATGGCTCCCAAGGGAATCCAGATGGAAGAG AACTATGAGACCAATTCGAAGGGAGTTGAAATATTCTGGAAGAGCTGGCTTCCTAGGGAGGGCACAGCCACGAAAGCCGCACTTTTCTTCTGCCATGGATATGGGGATACCTGCACTTTCTTTTTTGAAG GGATTGCTAAGAGAATAGCCGCAGCTGGATATGCGGTTTATGCTATGGATTATCCTGGTTTTGGCTTATCATATGGTCTGCATGGCTACATTGCAAGCTTTGATGGAATGGTGGACCATGTCATTGAACAGTATGCACGAATAAGAG GCATGAAGGAAGTGCGTAAGCTGCCACACTTTCTCTTGGGACAGTCAATGGGAGGTGCGGTTGCTCTGAAAGTACACTTGAAGCAACAAAAAGAATGGGAGGGAGTGCTTCTTGTCGCGCCTATGTGCAAG ATTTCAGAAGATGTCACACCACCGGCACCAGTATTGAAGGCACTGAGCATATTGTCATGTCTTCTTCCTGAAGCGAAGTTATTTCCGCAGAAAGATATAGGAGATTTGGCATTTAGAGAtccaaggaaaagaaaagtA GCTGAGTACAATGTCATCTCATATACTGACCAAATGAGATTAAGAACAGCAGTTGAGCTTTTGAAGGCCACAAAGGACATTGAATCACAGTTGGAGAAG GTCTCCTCCCCATTGCTGATTCTTCACGGAGCAGCCGACATGGTAACCGATCCTCAAGTAAGCAAATTCCTTTATGAGAAAGCCAGCACGAAAGACAAGACCCTCAAGCTCTATGAAGGTAGCTACCACTCAATCCTAGAAGGAGAGCCAGATGACCGGATTTCAACCGCCATTGTCGACATCATTTCCTGGCTGGATTCACACTGTTGA